Part of the Roseomonas sp. OT10 genome, ATGGCCGCATCCAGGCTCGCCACGTCCATCCGGCCGGCGACCTCCGGATCGGCCAGCAGCTCCTCGCGGAAGCTGCGGCCGGCCGGGTCGCCCAGCTTCGTCCAGGTGGCCATCGCCGCGCGCTGCACGGCGCGGTAGGCCTCCTCGCGGCTCAGCCCGGCCTGGGTCAGCGCCAGCAGCACCTTCTGGCTGTGCACGACGCCGCCCAGGCTCTCCAGGTTCTGCAGCATCCGCTTCGGATAGATGGTCAGCTTCTCCATCATCCCGGCGGTGCGCATCAGGGCGAAGTCCAGGGTCACCGTCGCGTCCGGCCCGATCACCCGCTCCACCGAGGAGTGGCTGATGTCCCGCTCGTGCCACAGCGCCACGTTCTCCAGCGCCGGGACGGCATAGCCGCGCACGATGCGGGCGAGGCCGGTCAGGTTCTCGCTCAGCACGGGGTTGCGCTTGTGCGGCATGGCGGAGGACCCCTTCTGGCCGGGGTGGAAGTACTCCTCCGCCTCGCGCACCTCGCTGCGCTGGAGGTGCCGGATCTCGATCGCCAGGCGCTCGATCCCGCTCGCCACCACCGCCAGGGCGCAGAAGAAGGCGGCATGCCGGTCGCGCGGGATGACCTGGGTCGAGACCGGCTCCGCCGCGAGGCCCAGGTGGCGCGCCACATGCGCCTCCACCCGGGGATCGACCGCCGCGAAGGTGCCGACCGCGCCGGAGATGGCGCAGGTCGCCACCTCCTCGCGGGCCGTCACCAGCCGCCGGCGGGCGCGGTGGAACTCCGCCCAGTGGCCGGCCAGCTTCAGCCCGAAGGTGGTCGGCTCGGCATGGATGCCGTGGGAGCGGCCGATGGTGGGGGTATGGGCATGCTCCTCCGCCCGGCGGCGCAGGGCGGCGAGGACGGCGTCCACATCGGCGATCAGCAGGTCGGCGGCGCGGGTCAGCTGCACCGCGAGGCAGGTGTCCAGCACGTCGGACGAGGTGAGGCCCTGGTGCATGAAGCGCGCCTCGGGCCCGATCGCCTCGCCCAGCCAGGTGAGGAAGGCGATGACATCGTGGCGCGTCTCGCGCTCGATGGCGTCGATCTGCTCGACCTCCGCCGGGCCGATCTCCCCGACCCGGCGCGCGCCGCGCTCGCGGATCGCACGCGCCGCCTCGGCCGGGATGGTGCCGAGCTGCGCCATCGCCTCGGCGGCCAGGGCCTCGATCTCGAACCAGATGCGGTAGCGGGATTCGGGGGACCAGATCGCCACCATTTCGGGGCGGGAATAGCGCGGGATCATCGGCAGCTCCTGCTTCGGTGGCGTCCAAGCCCCGGCGGGCGGGCGCGTCAAGCCGTCCCGGCGCCGGGCCGACCTGCGCGGGGCGGCCTGCACGGGCGGGCGCCATGGCGCCGGCGCGCGCGAGGCCGGGACGCGGGCCGTAAAAATCGGTGCCGGGCTTTGGCGAATCTGGACGAAAGATGGCCCTTTGTTTATGCGCAGCCGGCGCGTGAGGGCCTCGCAACGCGGGAAGGGGCCCGTGCATCCAGTTCCGTGCCAGGGCCGTTCCGCTCCGGCATCATCCTGATCCGAGCCCTCCTGGCGCCGCCCGGAGGGCTCGTCTTGCCCGGGAGGCTTTCGAGACCCTCATGTTTGGAGCCGATTGGTTCATCTCGCTGGGCCAGGTCCTGCTGATCGACCTGGTGCTGGCAGGCGACAACGCCATCGTGGTGGGCATGGCCGCGGCCGGCCTGCCCCCGGACCAGCGCCGCAAGGCGATCTTCTGGGGCATCGTGGCCGCCACGATCATGCGCATCGGCTTCGCGGCCATCACCACCCAGCTGCTGGCGATCGTGGGCATCGCGCTGTTCGGCGGCCTGCTGCTGCTC contains:
- the purB gene encoding adenylosuccinate lyase, with protein sequence MIPRYSRPEMVAIWSPESRYRIWFEIEALAAEAMAQLGTIPAEAARAIRERGARRVGEIGPAEVEQIDAIERETRHDVIAFLTWLGEAIGPEARFMHQGLTSSDVLDTCLAVQLTRAADLLIADVDAVLAALRRRAEEHAHTPTIGRSHGIHAEPTTFGLKLAGHWAEFHRARRRLVTAREEVATCAISGAVGTFAAVDPRVEAHVARHLGLAAEPVSTQVIPRDRHAAFFCALAVVASGIERLAIEIRHLQRSEVREAEEYFHPGQKGSSAMPHKRNPVLSENLTGLARIVRGYAVPALENVALWHERDISHSSVERVIGPDATVTLDFALMRTAGMMEKLTIYPKRMLQNLESLGGVVHSQKVLLALTQAGLSREEAYRAVQRAAMATWTKLGDPAGRSFREELLADPEVAGRMDVASLDAAMNPAKDFAHVEATLARVFGQA